The following coding sequences lie in one Musa acuminata AAA Group cultivar baxijiao chromosome BXJ3-1, Cavendish_Baxijiao_AAA, whole genome shotgun sequence genomic window:
- the LOC103973607 gene encoding uncharacterized protein LOC103973607, with the protein MEASCFLTCKSFKPKSPVLHKKRSGQGFHGSGGTSSSTVTCCNLRPQPQDEDGELVIRSDWRSFRARLVAGEQASSLAASLALCGMDRSPTPPEPVGDKWAHLLHEPERGCLLIATEKLDGVHIFERTVILLLSAGPLGPTGVILNRPSLMSIKETPSVDLDVAGVFSDRPLFFGGPLEEALFLVGPRGGEDGVFEEVMEGLYYGTKECVGCAAEMVKRDVVGAGDFRFFDGYCGWEREQLRDEIRAGFWRVVACSPSVAGVASVGSLGLWEEVSGLVGERKVW; encoded by the exons ATGGAGGCATCCTGTTTCCTAACCTGCAAATCCTTCAAGCCGAAATCGCCAGTCCTCCACAAGAAGAGGTCCGGTCAAGGTTTCCATGGAAGCGGTGGCACCTCATCTTCAACTGTAACtt GCTGCAATCTCAGGCCTCAGCCACAGGACGAGGACGGCGAGCTAGTGATCAGATCAGACTGGAGATCCTTCAGGGCAAGGCTGGTCGCCGGCGAGCAAGCATCCAGTCTTGCCGCATCGCTTGCTCTATGCGGCATGGACCGAAGCCCAACGCCTCCGGAGCCGGTGGGCGACAAGTGGGCGCACCTGCTGCACGAGCCGGAGCGGGGCTGCCTCCTCATCGCCACCGAGAAGCTGGACGGCGTGCACATCTTCGAGCGTACCGTGATCCTCCTCCTCTCGGCCGGCCCGCTGGGGCCGACCGGCGTCATCCTCAACCGGCCATCGCTCATGTCCATCAAGGAGACGCCCTCGGTGGACCTGGACGTGGCGGGGGTGTTCTCGGACCGGCCGCTGTTCTTCGGCGGGCCGCTGGAGGAGGCGTTGTTCCTGGTCGGCCCCCGAGGAGGGGAGGACGGGGTGTTCGAGGAGGTGATGGAGGGGCTGTACTACGGCACCAAGGAGTGCGTGGGGTGCGCGGCGGAGATGGTGAAGAGGGACGTGGTGGGGGCGGGGGACTTCAGGTTCTTCGATGGCTACTGTGGGTGGGAGAGGGAGCAGCTGAGGGACGAGATCAGGGCGGGGTTTTGGAGGGTGGTGGCCTGCAGCCCAAGTGTGGCAGGCGTGGCCAGTGTGGGGAGTCTTGGGCTGTGGGAGGAGGTTTCGGGACTTGTGGGCGAAAGGAAGGTTTGGTGA
- the LOC135629459 gene encoding uncharacterized protein LOC135629459 isoform X1, with protein MGEHAVLGQPNGLLPNGLLPNQVSNVTRALDMERWSKAEKRTAELIACIQPNQPSEEHRNAVASYVCRLIMKCFSCRVFTFGSVPLKTYLPDGDIDLTACSNNEDLKDSWANAVREVLENEEKIENAEFCVKEVQYIQAEVKLIKCLVDNIVVDVSFNQVGGLCTLCYLEEVDDLINQNHLLKRSIILIKSWCYYESRILGAHHGLISTYALETLVLYMFHVYNSSFAGPLEVLYRFLEFFSNFDWDNFCVSLWGPIPISSLPDMFAEQPRKDSGKVFFSEDFLHGCSKKYGVIIPRDQENQAQPFVSKHFNVVDPLRTNNNLGRSVSKGNFFRIRTAFAFGAKRLARLLKCPMEDIIAEVNQFFMNTWQRHGNGPCANVPILDLRHLQVLKNVPKETNNSKNTTNAKKKIENVGMHAGHESDLGAGGDSRELLPGIDSTIDQNSKRINGISNYNKSLVSRCRGQKYYGGQINSRVSDQFERNNSYSGSVHIDKSQKMFKSNYSLEEERQGRLQFPRVRSSPELVEAALDLSRGRHDSKMETRKTQDAPADTGYNIRSSSGSEATGSQISNVDPLPMRQSSSDKNLEVVCDSNSASNNFHGDFNFGTLREELASVSERMEMQQEEQDLINMMESSDIHSFNGQVQLPMYLSSHFPLTLSPVPSSFDISQRNWAGVFPANPPLIGPSWGSSMQFHPGSVAAPLSHYFRDATFGSNGNDAVEFDNEGPLITELNSEEFDFIYQESDAGASRRFNSDDSGHHMFHSDSKQRKPHYGLNPVRTSRNINSGALSIEKSKFTREVRGLVREDENDTFQNSKPKSKVSDHNSNSRVANKRFENFSNGFMEKVPRSASDKWERKPVFSPTFSSLSGKAINGSQSKSSSNHVQPVVDDGISNWTSMSPEATDGSERITGSSMLSSGNMRNQLLNGFEPARVTGSDQLLQFAPVLVDTSQQSRGDNAKGLPLAFVPTGPPFPFVMVPVPVYKSISQLERDDEVSHCGAKSDLNIDLVESSDHSKDFLNSAASRVPGPESFDELHKPDILNSDRNSHWQNLEYGRLCQNSHYHAPLVYSSSPLMVPPQYLQGPYPWDGPARSMSANLNLMQVMGYGPSLVPMIPLHPGPDRASGSFQHSGDEAPRYRGGTGTYLPNPKFSHRERQSSSRHHRGNHSRDRHDHRDREGSWISSKHNLRNGAERPRAQPDQHATTKNHVDTQWDSYRHVPASYYMVQNSSFGSSNSSHGRGTAVGTYTQSALGSDAGGPTRPEIPPFLMVYPYDEGVSDVSSVEPLEFGSLGPVHHPENHVAHHPSDGVPASGTYEQRHGGTYRVGSWQSSPDQPSSPQLKR; from the exons ATGGGTGAGCATGCAGTCCTGGGGCAACCTAATGGGCTATTGCCCAACGGTCTTTTGCCCAATCAAGTGTCTAATGTGACCCGAGCCCTTGATATGGAGAGATGGTCAAAGGCTGAAAAGAGAACAGCAGAGTTGATAGCATGTATTCAGCCCAATCAACCATCTGAAGAACACAGGAATGCTGTAGCCAGCTATGTCTGCCGGCTAATCATGAAGTGTTTCTCCTGTCGG GTTTTCACATTTGGGTCTGTACCTCTCAAAACCTATTTACCTGATGGCGACATTGATTTGACTGCATGCAGTAATAATGAAGATTTGAAGGATTCATGGGCTAATGCAGTTCGTGAAGTGCTGGAAAATGAAGAAAAGATTGAGAATGCTGAATTTTGTGTAAAAGAAGTCCAATACATTCAAGCAGAG GTAAAACTCATAAAGTGCCTTGTAGACAACATTGTTGTCGATGTATCCTTTAATCAAGTTGGTGGATTATGCACACTTTGTTATCTAGAAGAG GTTGATGACTTGATAAATCAAAATCATCTACTCAAGCGGAGTATTATACTGATTAAGTCTTGGTGTTACTATGAAAGTCGTATATTAGGTGCTCATCATGGGCTTATATCCACATATGCTTTGGAGACCTTAGTTCTTTACATGTTTCATGTGTACAACTCCTCCTTTGCTGGTCCACTTGAG GTATTATACCGTTTTCTAGAATTTTTTAGCAACTTTGATTGGGATAATTTCTGTGTTAGCCTATGGGGTCCTATTCCTATCAGTTCACTTCCAGATATGTTCG CTGAACAGCCTAGAAAGGATAGTGGCAAGGTGTTCTTTAGTGAAGACTTTCTCCATGGCTGCAGTAAAAAATATGGTGTTATCATCCCTCGTGATCAAGAAAATCAAGCGCAACCTTTTGTTTCAAAGCATTTCAATGTAGTTGATCCTTTACGTACTAACAACAACCTTGGACGCAGTGTGAGTAAAG gtAATTTCTTTAGAATACGTACAGCTTTTGCATTTGGGGCCAAAAGGTTGGCCAGGTTACTTAAGTGTCCAATGGAAGACATAATTGCTGAAGTGAATCAATTCTTCATGAACACATGGCAAAGACATGGGAATGGTCCTTGTGCCAATGTTCCTATCCTAGATTTGCGACATTTGCAAGTTCTGAAAAATGttccaaaagaaacaaacaaTTCAAAAAATACCACAAATGccaaaaagaaaattgaaaatgTTGGAATGCATGCTGGTCATGAAAGTGATCTTGGAGCTGGTGGTGATTCTCGAGAGCTCTTACCTGGAATCGACAGTACTATTGACCAAAACTCTAAAAGGATTAATGGGATAAGTAACTACAATAAATCCTTGGTTTCTCGTTGTCGGGGTCAGAAATATTATGGTGGGCAAATCAATTCAAGGGTCTCTGATCAGTTTGAAAGGAACAATAGCTATAGTGGTTCTGTGCACATTGACAAAAGCCAGAAAATGTTTAAATCTAATTACTCTCTTGAGGAAGAAAGGCAAGGGAGATTGCAGTTTCCAAGGGTGAGATCCAGTCCTGAATTGGTGGAGGCAGCACTTGATTTGTCTAGAGGGAGGCATGACAGCAAAATGGAGACCAGAAAAACTCAGGATGCTCCTGCAGATACTGGATATAATATCAGAAGTAGCTCGGGTTCTGAAGCTACAGGGAGTCAAATATCAAATGTCGATCCTTTGCCAATGAGGCAAAGCTCATCTGACAAAAACCTTGAAGTTGTTTGTGATTCAAATAGTGCTTCGAATAACTTTCATGGTGATTTTAACTTTGGGACTTTGCGTGAGGAGCTTGCTTCTGTCTCTGAGAGAATGGAAATGCAACAGGAAGAGCAGGACTTGATCAATATGATGGAATCATCCGACATCCACAGTTTCAATGGACAGGTTCAGTTGCCAATGTATCTTTCTTCTCATTTTCCATTGACATTATCTCCTGTGCCAAGTTCATTTGATATTTCCCAGAGAAATTGGGCAGGAGTTTTTCCTGCTAATCCACCCTTGATTGGTCCTTCCTGGGGTTCCAGTATGCAGTTCCATCCAGGTAGTGTTGCAGCACCTCTTTCCCATTATTTTCGTGATGCCACCTTTGGGTCAAATGGGAATGATGCGGTTGAGTTTGATAATGAGGGTCCTCTTATTACAGAACTGAACTCAGAGGAGTTTGACTTCATCTACCAGGAGAGTGATGCTGGGGCATCCAGAAGGTTCAACTCTGATGACAGTGGCCATCATATGTTTCATTCTGATAGCAAGCAACGGAAACCTCATTATGGTTTAAACCCAGTACGTACATCGCGAAACATAAATTCTGGTGCTTTATCAATAGAAAAGAGTAAATTCACTAGAGAAGTGAGAGGTTTGGTTAGAGAAGATGAAAATGATACATTTCAAAATTCCAAACCAAAAAGTAAAGTAAGTGATCATAACTCCAATTCCAGGGttgcaaacaagagatttgaaAATTTTAGTAATGGCTTTATGGAGAAAGTCCCCAGGTCAGCAAGTGATAAATGGGAAAGAAAACCAGTCTTTTCTCCAACATTCTCTTCTTTGTCTGGAAAAGCTATAAATGGTTCACAGTCTAAGAGTTCATCCAATCATGTTCAGCCAGTTGTTGATGATGGGATTTCAAATTGGACTTCTATGTCCCCTGAGGCAACTGATGGGTCCGAAAGAATCACAGGATCTTCCATGTTGTCTTCTGGAAACATGAGAAACCAACTGTTAAATGGATTTGAACCAGCACGGGTAACTGGATCAGATCAACTGCTTCAATTTGCACCAGTGCTTGTAGATACTTCCCAGCAGAGCAGAGGGGACAATGCAAAGGGTCTGCCTCTAGCATTTGTTCCTACTGGCCCACCATTTCCATTTGTGATGGTACCAGTGCcagtttataaatccataagccaaTTAGAAAgagatgatgaagtaagtcattgTGGAGCAAAATCTGACTTGAACATTGACTTGGTGGAGAGTTCTGATCATTCTAAAGATTTCTTGAACTCAGCTGCTTCAAGAGTGCCTGGACCTGAATCCTTTGATGAGCTGCACAAACCCGACATTCTGAACAGTGATCGTAACAGCCATTGGCAAAATCTGGAGTATGGACGTTTGTGCCAGAATTCCCACTATCATGCACCATTAGTTTATTCTTCTTCCCCTCTTATGGTGCCACCACAGTATTTGCAGGGGCCATATCCCTGGGATGGTCCTGCCAGGTCCATGTCAGCCAATCTGAACTTGATGCAAGTAATGGGGTATGGTCCTTCTCTGGTGCCCATGATACCTCTGCACCCTGGACCTGATAGGGCTTCTGGTAGTTTCCAGCATTCTGGAGATGAGGCACCACGATATCGTGGTGGTACAGGAACATACCTGCCAAATCCT AAATTCTCTCATAGAGAACGACAATCAAGCTCGAGACACCACAGAGGAAACCACAGCCGTGATAGGCACGACCATAGGGATAGAGAAGGAAGTTGGATCAGTTCAAAACATAATTTACGCAATGGTGCTGAGAGGCCAAGAGCACAACCTGACCAACACGCCACAACAAAAAATCATGTAGACACACAATGGGACTCTTACAGGCATGTGCCAGCTTCCTATTACATGGTCCAGAACAGTTCTTTTGGGTCTTCAAACTCATCGCATGGTAGGGGAACTGCGGTTGGCACATACACACAATCTGCTTTAGGTTCAGACGCAGGAGGTCCGACAAGACCAGAAATTCCTCCTTTCTTGATGGTgtatccatatgatgaaggcgTCAGTGATGTTTCATCTGTTGAGCCACTTGAATTTGGTTCACTTGGGCCAGTGCATCATCCAGAAAACCATGTAGCACATCATCCAAGCGATGGAGTTCCAGCAAGTGGGACATATGAGCAAAGGCATGGTGGTACTTATCGAGTTGGTTCATGGCAATCATCTCCAGATCAACCCTCTTCACCTCAGCTTAAAAGGTAG
- the LOC135629459 gene encoding uncharacterized protein LOC135629459 isoform X2, which translates to MFHVYNSSFAGPLEVLYRFLEFFSNFDWDNFCVSLWGPIPISSLPDMFAEQPRKDSGKVFFSEDFLHGCSKKYGVIIPRDQENQAQPFVSKHFNVVDPLRTNNNLGRSVSKGNFFRIRTAFAFGAKRLARLLKCPMEDIIAEVNQFFMNTWQRHGNGPCANVPILDLRHLQVLKNVPKETNNSKNTTNAKKKIENVGMHAGHESDLGAGGDSRELLPGIDSTIDQNSKRINGISNYNKSLVSRCRGQKYYGGQINSRVSDQFERNNSYSGSVHIDKSQKMFKSNYSLEEERQGRLQFPRVRSSPELVEAALDLSRGRHDSKMETRKTQDAPADTGYNIRSSSGSEATGSQISNVDPLPMRQSSSDKNLEVVCDSNSASNNFHGDFNFGTLREELASVSERMEMQQEEQDLINMMESSDIHSFNGQVQLPMYLSSHFPLTLSPVPSSFDISQRNWAGVFPANPPLIGPSWGSSMQFHPGSVAAPLSHYFRDATFGSNGNDAVEFDNEGPLITELNSEEFDFIYQESDAGASRRFNSDDSGHHMFHSDSKQRKPHYGLNPVRTSRNINSGALSIEKSKFTREVRGLVREDENDTFQNSKPKSKVSDHNSNSRVANKRFENFSNGFMEKVPRSASDKWERKPVFSPTFSSLSGKAINGSQSKSSSNHVQPVVDDGISNWTSMSPEATDGSERITGSSMLSSGNMRNQLLNGFEPARVTGSDQLLQFAPVLVDTSQQSRGDNAKGLPLAFVPTGPPFPFVMVPVPVYKSISQLERDDEVSHCGAKSDLNIDLVESSDHSKDFLNSAASRVPGPESFDELHKPDILNSDRNSHWQNLEYGRLCQNSHYHAPLVYSSSPLMVPPQYLQGPYPWDGPARSMSANLNLMQVMGYGPSLVPMIPLHPGPDRASGSFQHSGDEAPRYRGGTGTYLPNPKFSHRERQSSSRHHRGNHSRDRHDHRDREGSWISSKHNLRNGAERPRAQPDQHATTKNHVDTQWDSYRHVPASYYMVQNSSFGSSNSSHGRGTAVGTYTQSALGSDAGGPTRPEIPPFLMVYPYDEGVSDVSSVEPLEFGSLGPVHHPENHVAHHPSDGVPASGTYEQRHGGTYRVGSWQSSPDQPSSPQLKR; encoded by the exons ATGTTTCATGTGTACAACTCCTCCTTTGCTGGTCCACTTGAG GTATTATACCGTTTTCTAGAATTTTTTAGCAACTTTGATTGGGATAATTTCTGTGTTAGCCTATGGGGTCCTATTCCTATCAGTTCACTTCCAGATATGTTCG CTGAACAGCCTAGAAAGGATAGTGGCAAGGTGTTCTTTAGTGAAGACTTTCTCCATGGCTGCAGTAAAAAATATGGTGTTATCATCCCTCGTGATCAAGAAAATCAAGCGCAACCTTTTGTTTCAAAGCATTTCAATGTAGTTGATCCTTTACGTACTAACAACAACCTTGGACGCAGTGTGAGTAAAG gtAATTTCTTTAGAATACGTACAGCTTTTGCATTTGGGGCCAAAAGGTTGGCCAGGTTACTTAAGTGTCCAATGGAAGACATAATTGCTGAAGTGAATCAATTCTTCATGAACACATGGCAAAGACATGGGAATGGTCCTTGTGCCAATGTTCCTATCCTAGATTTGCGACATTTGCAAGTTCTGAAAAATGttccaaaagaaacaaacaaTTCAAAAAATACCACAAATGccaaaaagaaaattgaaaatgTTGGAATGCATGCTGGTCATGAAAGTGATCTTGGAGCTGGTGGTGATTCTCGAGAGCTCTTACCTGGAATCGACAGTACTATTGACCAAAACTCTAAAAGGATTAATGGGATAAGTAACTACAATAAATCCTTGGTTTCTCGTTGTCGGGGTCAGAAATATTATGGTGGGCAAATCAATTCAAGGGTCTCTGATCAGTTTGAAAGGAACAATAGCTATAGTGGTTCTGTGCACATTGACAAAAGCCAGAAAATGTTTAAATCTAATTACTCTCTTGAGGAAGAAAGGCAAGGGAGATTGCAGTTTCCAAGGGTGAGATCCAGTCCTGAATTGGTGGAGGCAGCACTTGATTTGTCTAGAGGGAGGCATGACAGCAAAATGGAGACCAGAAAAACTCAGGATGCTCCTGCAGATACTGGATATAATATCAGAAGTAGCTCGGGTTCTGAAGCTACAGGGAGTCAAATATCAAATGTCGATCCTTTGCCAATGAGGCAAAGCTCATCTGACAAAAACCTTGAAGTTGTTTGTGATTCAAATAGTGCTTCGAATAACTTTCATGGTGATTTTAACTTTGGGACTTTGCGTGAGGAGCTTGCTTCTGTCTCTGAGAGAATGGAAATGCAACAGGAAGAGCAGGACTTGATCAATATGATGGAATCATCCGACATCCACAGTTTCAATGGACAGGTTCAGTTGCCAATGTATCTTTCTTCTCATTTTCCATTGACATTATCTCCTGTGCCAAGTTCATTTGATATTTCCCAGAGAAATTGGGCAGGAGTTTTTCCTGCTAATCCACCCTTGATTGGTCCTTCCTGGGGTTCCAGTATGCAGTTCCATCCAGGTAGTGTTGCAGCACCTCTTTCCCATTATTTTCGTGATGCCACCTTTGGGTCAAATGGGAATGATGCGGTTGAGTTTGATAATGAGGGTCCTCTTATTACAGAACTGAACTCAGAGGAGTTTGACTTCATCTACCAGGAGAGTGATGCTGGGGCATCCAGAAGGTTCAACTCTGATGACAGTGGCCATCATATGTTTCATTCTGATAGCAAGCAACGGAAACCTCATTATGGTTTAAACCCAGTACGTACATCGCGAAACATAAATTCTGGTGCTTTATCAATAGAAAAGAGTAAATTCACTAGAGAAGTGAGAGGTTTGGTTAGAGAAGATGAAAATGATACATTTCAAAATTCCAAACCAAAAAGTAAAGTAAGTGATCATAACTCCAATTCCAGGGttgcaaacaagagatttgaaAATTTTAGTAATGGCTTTATGGAGAAAGTCCCCAGGTCAGCAAGTGATAAATGGGAAAGAAAACCAGTCTTTTCTCCAACATTCTCTTCTTTGTCTGGAAAAGCTATAAATGGTTCACAGTCTAAGAGTTCATCCAATCATGTTCAGCCAGTTGTTGATGATGGGATTTCAAATTGGACTTCTATGTCCCCTGAGGCAACTGATGGGTCCGAAAGAATCACAGGATCTTCCATGTTGTCTTCTGGAAACATGAGAAACCAACTGTTAAATGGATTTGAACCAGCACGGGTAACTGGATCAGATCAACTGCTTCAATTTGCACCAGTGCTTGTAGATACTTCCCAGCAGAGCAGAGGGGACAATGCAAAGGGTCTGCCTCTAGCATTTGTTCCTACTGGCCCACCATTTCCATTTGTGATGGTACCAGTGCcagtttataaatccataagccaaTTAGAAAgagatgatgaagtaagtcattgTGGAGCAAAATCTGACTTGAACATTGACTTGGTGGAGAGTTCTGATCATTCTAAAGATTTCTTGAACTCAGCTGCTTCAAGAGTGCCTGGACCTGAATCCTTTGATGAGCTGCACAAACCCGACATTCTGAACAGTGATCGTAACAGCCATTGGCAAAATCTGGAGTATGGACGTTTGTGCCAGAATTCCCACTATCATGCACCATTAGTTTATTCTTCTTCCCCTCTTATGGTGCCACCACAGTATTTGCAGGGGCCATATCCCTGGGATGGTCCTGCCAGGTCCATGTCAGCCAATCTGAACTTGATGCAAGTAATGGGGTATGGTCCTTCTCTGGTGCCCATGATACCTCTGCACCCTGGACCTGATAGGGCTTCTGGTAGTTTCCAGCATTCTGGAGATGAGGCACCACGATATCGTGGTGGTACAGGAACATACCTGCCAAATCCT AAATTCTCTCATAGAGAACGACAATCAAGCTCGAGACACCACAGAGGAAACCACAGCCGTGATAGGCACGACCATAGGGATAGAGAAGGAAGTTGGATCAGTTCAAAACATAATTTACGCAATGGTGCTGAGAGGCCAAGAGCACAACCTGACCAACACGCCACAACAAAAAATCATGTAGACACACAATGGGACTCTTACAGGCATGTGCCAGCTTCCTATTACATGGTCCAGAACAGTTCTTTTGGGTCTTCAAACTCATCGCATGGTAGGGGAACTGCGGTTGGCACATACACACAATCTGCTTTAGGTTCAGACGCAGGAGGTCCGACAAGACCAGAAATTCCTCCTTTCTTGATGGTgtatccatatgatgaaggcgTCAGTGATGTTTCATCTGTTGAGCCACTTGAATTTGGTTCACTTGGGCCAGTGCATCATCCAGAAAACCATGTAGCACATCATCCAAGCGATGGAGTTCCAGCAAGTGGGACATATGAGCAAAGGCATGGTGGTACTTATCGAGTTGGTTCATGGCAATCATCTCCAGATCAACCCTCTTCACCTCAGCTTAAAAGGTAG
- the LOC103973619 gene encoding pentatricopeptide repeat-containing protein At1g08070, chloroplastic-like translates to MPAKPPPPLFPPIHPTRRPKCLHTYASSPSPPPPPPASSSSSSSLQRLINLSIPFSGTHSLPQTQHAIDTDTCNVLIKSDTHSGSHLRSLLVFTTMLQASIPPDLLTFPPLLKSVARLFLPDLGLSIHGCVVKTGSDSDVFVNTALVSMYCSLGRVGDARHVFAEMPERNSVTWNAMITGYVHNRRFREAHELFSRMLGSGLDLGEVTVVTALSACSHLGALSQGIWIHNYIESHGLRLNVFVGTALIDMYMKCGVIDEASKVFQAMRVKNVFSWNALITGYAMNGEGEAALEAFDEMIMEKVKPDGVTFLALLCACCHQGLIDKGRKLFVGMEEDFGLRPRIEHYGCMVDLLGRAGLLEEAHKLIATMPMKADAAVWRALLAGCRIHGDLQLRELAIRKLLDLEPENGENYILLANLLARDRRWTDVGKVRQMMGKKRMKKDPGCSLIEVDNRVHEFVVSDRFQRKGLEEIFTMLAAMKRELKLAGYAVDTEMASYDLEEEEKEMAVMHHSEKLALAFGLVRAQHGSTVRIVKNLRMCVDCHTFFKLVSEVYQRKIVVRDKNRFHHFGGGVCSCKDYW, encoded by the coding sequence ATGCCCGCCAAACCACCACCACCTCTCTTCCCTCCAATACACCCCACACGCCGCCCCAAATGCCTCCACACTTACGCTTCGtcgccatcaccaccaccaccaccacccgcctcctcctcctcctcctcctcccttcaaCGCCTCATAAACCTCTCCATCCCCTTCTCTGGAACCCATTCCCTCCCCCAAACCCAACACGCCATTGACACCGACACCTGCAACGTCCTCATCAAATCCGACACCCACTCCGGCAGCCACCTCCGATCGCTGCTCGTGTTCACCACCATGCTCCAAGCATCCATACCCCCCGACCTTCTCACCTTCCCTCCCCTCCTCAAATCCGTCGCCCGCCTGTTCCTCCCGGATCTCGGATTATCCATCCATGGATGCGTCGTGAAGACCGGGTCCGACTCGGACGTCTTCGTGAATACCGCGCTCGTTTCCATGTACTGCTCCTTGGGCCGTGTCGGTGACGCGAGGCACGTGTTCGCCGAAATGCCTGAGAGGAACTCCGTCACCTGGAACGCGATGATCACCGGGTACGTCCACAACAGGCGGTTCAGGGAGGCACACGAGTTGTTCTCCAGGATGCTCGGGTCGGGGCTGGACCTGGGCGAGGTCACGGTGGTGACCGCCCTCTCGGCTTGCTCCCATCTTGGAGCTCTCAGCCAGGGGATCTGGATTCACAATTACATAGAGAGTCACGGATTGAGGCTGAACGTGTTCGTGGGCACTGCATTGATCGACATGTACATGAAGTGCGGGGTGATCGATGAAGCGTCCAAGGTTTTCCAGGCGATGAGAGTGAAGAACGTCTTCTCCTGGAATGCTTTGATAACGGGGTATGCCATGAACGGCGAAGGAGAAGCTGCCCTCGAGGCGTTCGATGAAATGATTATGGAGAAGGTCAAGCCGGATGGAGTCACCTTCCTGGCTCTTTTATGCGCGTGCTGCCATCAAGGACTCATCGACAAAGGTAGAAAGCTTTTCGTCGGCATGGAGGAGGACTTCGGCTTGCGGCCAAGGATAGAGCACTATGGTTGCATGGTTGATCTTCTTGGCCGAGCCGGTTTACTAGAGGAAGCTCACAAGCTCATCGCGACGATGCCAATGAAAGCAGACGCTGCTGTTTGGAGGGCACTGCTTGCTGGTTGCAGGATCCACGGGGACTTGCAGCTcagagaacttgcaataagaaagctCCTCGATTTAGAGCCCGAGAACGGAgaaaactacatcttgcttgcaaATCTTTTAGCTCGCGATCGGCGGTGGACCGATGTGGGAAAAGTGAGGCAGATGATGgggaagaagaggatgaagaaggacCCTGGGTGCAGTTTGATCGAGGTCGATAACAGGGTACACGAGTTCGTCGTCTCCGATCGGTTTCAGAGGAAAGGACTGGAGGAGATCTTTACAATGCTGGCTGCCATGAAGAGGGAATTGAAGCTGGCTGGCTATGCTGTGGACACAGAGATGGCTTCCTATGacttggaggaagaggagaaggagatggCCGTGATGCATCACAGCGAGAAGCTTGCGCTTGCGTTTGGACTCGTAAGAGCTCAACATGGGTCGACCGTAAGGatagtaaagaacttgagaatgtGTGTGGACTGTCATACCTTTTTCAAGTTGGTCTCGGAGGTGTACCAGAGGAAGATCGTTGTCAGGGATAAGAACCGGTTTCATCATTTTGGTGGTGGAGTTTGTTCCTGTAAAGACTATTGGTGA